The DNA region GCAGAACGCCCAGGCAATCCTGTTGATGATGTGATGTGTCGTAGACGGGTGAATTAGTAGGGCTATAACGGCACAAGGGCCAACCTACAGACACAATTTGTTAGATTTGAATGCATACGAAACTGATTAGagtaaaaatagataaattctTATGGAATTCAACGAAAAATCTGCTTTATATGATGAATTACTAAAATGCTTCTATTTATCGAAAATCAAACCTCCGAGCACGATAGCAAGAAGGTAGTGAACCTCCTCAGCACCATAACAAGTTAAGCAGAGAAAACTGAAGGCAACTCTCAGAATATGAAAGTGCAAACCTGAGGCCCGGAACAAGTTGATATGGGCATAGATCAATGTAGAACAACAGGCATGTAACGAACCTAGAATTACCTTTAAAGCAACTAGAAGCTGAGTCACGTGAGAGGCACTAAAACGACAAAATAAGCCACCTATCTACATATTAACAACACGGCcaaagaaaacaagaaagaagAGCATCACACAACTCACACGGGCATACACAAACAAACAACTTTTGGACATGTTTCACGAACTCTGAAATAAACTTTTAAATCATTCGTTTGGAGTTCATTCAGTCACAATGAGGAATACTCTCCCTCATCAGAAAACAATCCCTAAGTAAAAGAAAACAGCCATTTCTCGAAGGAAGACTCACCACGTAGTACAGTACAATGTTGTCTTTATCCTCCATATAACTCGATTTCAAGTTGAATCGAATCATATAAACAACCCACAAGGTCGTAGCCAGCGTAGCCAAGTCAAGCACAGTGTGTATATCGTACTCCATGACTAAACTGCAATACAATCTAACAGCCAAAAAGATAGCTGTTAGCTCCTGAGACTTCAGCGAAATTCCTGCATCGATAGAGCAAAAAAATCAGCAACAGACATTTAAACAGAAGATTAAGCCAAAATCAGACCTCTGCTTGACTCACTACTTTACAAGATATCGAAAtcacactaattaattaaacaaaccATATTTGTTACGCAGTCTTTTTAAGAAACACACATCCcaaattcataaaatcaaaGTAGTACAAAATTTTGAATCTTTAACCTTGAAGACAGACAAAATTGAAGGATAATTCAATCCATAACAGCAATACTACATTACACAAGAAAAACGGAAAATTTGAGCAAAATAAATCTATTGACCATTCCTTTTATGCTCTCAATCAAGAGATCTTCATCTCCCCCAAAACAAATCCTAGCTTCTTCACCCTCCCCCACCCCCCCAACAATCAAACACATAACAGCAAAATAATCCAATTCAATAGCTTAACTAACAAGGCAACTATGCAATCAACCTCAAAATGCCTtcaatcaattaaaaaaacacacaaaaaacgTTCTTTCTACATATCAATCGGAAacctaatttttttaatctccCCAGCTCCAAACTTCGCCATCCCCAAATTCATGCTTCCAAAAGATTCAAACTCTACCACAACCAATCGCAAACAAAACGTCGCTACAAAAATCAATAACAGAGCAGCCAACATACCTGCACAGGTCTTCTCCTTCATCAACTTGTAAATCAGAACAGCAATTCCGATCGAATGAACGGCCTCGGCTGCCACAAACAGATTATCATGATCGTGGACGATTGCACGGAGAAGAACGAGAGCAGCCATGCCGCTGATCACAGCCAGAAACGCCTTCACCTTCGGCGGCTGCCGCCGCAGCCACGACGCCACCACTTGGACCGGTCTCCTCGGTGCTTTCATATTTCTACAGAAAACCTACGAATTCAAAAAACTATCTATATGTAGTTTTATTCGGATTCAATTCAGAGCTTTTCCGTCTGAATGGAAGGAAAATTGAGGGAAAATTTCttaggagagagaaaattttCCCAAGACAGAGGAATTGGAGAAGAAGAAATGGTTGAGAAAGCGAGTATTTAATGGGATGACTAATTAGtctaattatatactccatggATTATGAGTCAATCACGTCAAACCAATCCTTTTTAGTCTTAAATA from Salvia splendens isolate huo1 chromosome 9, SspV2, whole genome shotgun sequence includes:
- the LOC121748779 gene encoding ER lumen protein-retaining receptor erd-2.2-like produces the protein MKAPRRPVQVVASWLRRQPPKVKAFLAVISGMAALVLLRAIVHDHDNLFVAAEAVHSIGIAVLIYKLMKEKTCAGISLKSQELTAIFLAVRLYCSLVMEYDIHTVLDLATLATTLWVVYMIRFNLKSSYMEDKDNIVLYYVVGPCAVIALLIHPSTTHHIINRIAWAFCVYLEAVSVLPQLRVMQNTKIVEPFTAHYVFALGVARFLSCAHWVLQVLDTRGHLLVALGYGLWPSLVLISEIVQTFILADFCYYYVKSVFGGQLVLRLPSGVV